In Aspergillus nidulans FGSC A4 chromosome IV, a single window of DNA contains:
- a CDS encoding putative C6 transcription factor (transcript_id=CADANIAT00000607), producing MRSSIACARCRRSKIKCVNSGIDTTCRACESSGRECVYPTPAIGVGGAKRDLAALADGEDRNGDWDSPKRQRSRKAVGPSSAAKDASRASLDALDSSILTLKVWEAVLDLFQSHYATLLPFLHPASFMSQIRQLSGSQSSPSAPTNASISNPQDPPRDQAPKPSAPPDPLIPLGVLALTARFHPQLVAYHSPASPGHPTNPLAASEFYATALRSRLAGVDGASLAVPDLTRVQALLMLALHEWGMCRGKSAWLYVGMAIRLSQAMGLPFELENDVVSRDVPRSPALKMEADMFGLPRRPEQKEQTSDEVISQETKRRTFWACFILDRSLSSGKYRPRMIRVKELGIQLPSDNAFAFGERVRTSRLSDPVGRRPQSFSSQGVQIPGIRQSIGGFGDEKLIPNGSDNRPWSPVSRRKDSADDEIDRWEIGAEESVLSRAVRIIRVWGSIAKWSCAGGRRNEQLPPWHPDSRFSRLRTSLAEFRDALSRNLQYSPRNTDTHINMYKNTLPPYTIMHLAYFLSVIILHRSYMPFLPVRCTEPIGPLDEPVDKTGMPEGFWRDSARELFAAARQLMDLVVTCQEQGVLVENPLVGFAIYNAAFVGIYAAHFPHMDVDGVLAPVYRGDPQGPVQSRKVLGILREMRPRLKMAAGWFRTLNRLHSYFSKVKRDYRRNSRRSDMLPPDALDPHSGNGIRPVREGGAGGGLEEFKLLEKLFLEFGSIDDQLPDSQGSEEDGDRATNISETGSNHVRSDPGDLGEGPLDGAGGRRESWVPVNSPGLPLPSIDERRPSLPLPPSRALQSQSPFSLPSLQHQHQHQHHPDGQYNGSSPTLPSLAPANAYGGLPPGPGPTASTPASSARLQPINSWLNSRSQPPPTSYSQSLPPISAAAPTHHLQMLPLPGSVGHPAASPPATIDGLESFNTLWSTSLGGDDVLAFLEGSNYAQSPSSGAGVAGMSVPSEVGIPTGWLSTVWTEFAR from the coding sequence ATGCGGTCAAGCATCGCCTGCGCGCGCTGCCGCCGAAGTAAAATCAAGTGCGTTAACTCCGGGATCGACACTACCTGTCGCGCCTGCGAGTCTTCCGGTCGAGAATGTGTTTATCCGACGCCTGCTATCGGCGTCGGCGGTGCCAAACGAGATCTTGCCGCCCTCGCCGATGGCGAGGACCGCAATGGCGATTGGGACAGCCCCAAGCGCCAGCGCTCCCGCAAGGCCGTCGGGCCCTCGTCCGCGGCCAAGGATGCTTCCAGGGCCTCTCTCGATGCCCTGGACTCGTCCATCTTGACCCTCAAGGTCTGGGAGGCTGTCCTCGATCTTTTCCAGTCGCACTATGCGACTCTTCTCCCCTTCCTCCATCCCGCGTCTTTCATGAGCCAGATTAGGCAGCTTTCTGGGAGCCAGTCTTCACCATCGGCGCCTACAAATGCATCCATCTCTAATCCCCAAGACCCTCCTCGAGATCAGGCGCCGAAGCCGTCGGCGCCTCCTGACCCGCTGATCCCTCTCGGCGTTCTCGCTCTTACTGCCCGTTTCCACCCTCAACTCGTCGCCTACCATTCACCCGCCTCACCAGGGCACCCAACAAATCCGCTCGCTGCTTCGGAGTTCTATGCGACGGCGCTGCGCAGCCGACTAGCCGGCGTAGATGGTGCCAGTCTCGCCGTGCCCGACCTTACCCGGGTCCAGGCGCTGCTCATGCTCGCCTTGCATGAATGGGGCATGTGCCGCGGCAAAAGTGCCTGGCTGTATGTTGGAATGGCCATTCGCCTGTCCCAAGCCATGGGGCTGCCGTTTGAGCTGGAAAACGACGTGGTCTCTCGTGACGTACCGCGCTCGCCAGCCCTGAAAATGGAAGCCGATATGTTCGGCCTGCCGCGCCGCCCCGAACAAAAGGAGCAGACATCAGACGAGGTGATCTCGCAAGAGACGAAGCGTCGTACTTTCTGGGCGTGTTTCATCCTTGACCGCTCTCTGAGCAGCGGTAAGTACCGGCCGCGAATGATTCGGGTCAAGGAGCTGGGCATTCAGCTGCCTAGTGACAATGCCTTTGCGTTTGGAGAGCGAGTGCGGACATCACGCTTGAGCGACCCGGTCGGCCGACGTCCTCAAAGCTTCAGCTCCCAAGGCGTCCAGATTCCCGGTATCCGTCAGAGCATTGGCGGGTTTGGTGACGAGAAATTGATCCCCAATGGCTCGGATAACCGCCCATGGTCACCTGTgtcgagaagaaaagactCTGCTGACGATGAGATTGATCGGTGGGAAATCGGCGCTGAAGAGTCGGTTTTGAGCCGCGCCGTTCGTATCATCCGAGTGTGGGGAAGTATCGCCAAGTGGTCGTGTGCTGGCGGCCGACGAAACGAACAATTACCTCCGTGGCATCCTGATTCACGCTTCTCCCGGCTACGAACATCACTCGCAGAATTCCGCGATGCCCTTTCTCGTAATCTGCAGTACTCTCCCCGCAATACCGATACCCATATCAACATGTACAAGAACACTCTTCCCCCGTACACCATCATGCACCTCGCCTATTTCCTTTCCGTCATCATCCTTCACCGGTCGTATATGCCTTTCCTTCCTGTGCGCTGTACAGAACCTATTGGGCCACTCGACGAGCCAGTGGACAAGACTGGCATGCCAGAAGGGTTCTGGCGTGATAGTGCGCGCGAACTCTTCGCCGCCGCTCGGCAGCTGATGGACTTAGTTGTTACCTGCCAAGAACAAGGAGTGCTCGTCGAGAATCCGCTCGTCGGGTTCGCCATCTATAACGCCGCATTTGTCGGTATTTACGCGGCACATTTTCCGCACATGGATGTTGATGGCGTTCTCGCGCCGGTATACCGAGGCGACCCGCAAGGCCCAGTTCAATCCCGCAAGGTTCTGGGTATCCTTCGCGAGATGCGGCCGCGCCTGAAGATGGCAGCTGGCTGGTTCCGCACCCTCAACCGTCTGCATAGCTACTTCTCCAAGGTCAAGCGCGACTACCGCCGTAACTCGCGGAGATCAGATATGTTGCCGCCAGACGCGCTCGACCCGCAcagcggcaatggcattCGCCCCGTGCGTGAAGGTGGAGCTGGTGGAGGTCTAGAAGagttcaagcttcttgagaaGCTGTTCCTCGAGTTTGGATCCATCGACGACCAACTTCCTGATAGTCAGGGTAGCGAAGAGGACGGCGACCGCGCAACAAACATCAGCGAAACCGGCAGCAATCATGTCCGCAGCGACCCTGGCGATCTTGGTGAAGGCCCGCTCGACGGCGCTGGCGGCCGACGCGAGTCGTGGGTCCCCGTTAACAGCCCCGGCCTACCACTCCCCAGCATAGACGAGCGCCGGCCAAGCCTTCCACTACCGCCAAGCCGCGCTCTCCAGTCCCAGTCACCCTTCTCACTCCCCTcccttcagcatcaacatcaacaccagcatcACCCAGACGGCCAATACAACGGTTCCTCCCCGACTCTTCCCTCTCTCGCTCCAGCAAACGCCTACGGAGGCCTCCCGCCAGGCCCTGGCCCAACAGCATCAACACCGGCGTCCTCTGCCCGTCTGCAACCCATCAACTCCTGGCTCAATTCACGCTCGCAACCCCCGCCAACGTCTTACTCGCAATCCCTTCCACCTATTAGCGCTGCTGCACCAACACACCATCTCCAAATGCTCCCGCTGCCTGGATCCGTCGGACACCCGGCTGCATCTCCCCCTGCCACAATCGATGGCCTTGAGAGCTTCAATACCCTTTGGTCGACTAGTCTTGGCGGCGACGATGTTCTTGCGTTCCTGGAGGGAAGCAACTATGCACAGTCTCCTAGTTCTGGTGCGGGCGTCGCGGGAATGTCTGTACCGTCTGAGGTTGGTATTCCGACAGGTTGGTTAAGTACGGTCTGGACGGAGTTTGCgcggtga
- a CDS encoding uncharacterized protein (transcript_id=CADANIAT00000608) yields the protein MTPDKAYPQAERDRLIGIASRPATEVPRAFNRSRGTPQVSAAIWLEAESYCCAAIGQPQGSVYPISHTQVTSPRQLRANPSTVTLARYLRGKNGENGDSRPGFSGDSPMLNGVNITAGSDSCPGRFLARNPGAARVVGSQTESRAGMKGLGTDDRPAEENVIPVKGARLRAPASRGFVHAFLDLLGLLVGPVMLQDDNPSRTTRRRSTVRTDRPASRRMASGDQGHGDLTSPLFTAIHGTGHLPLRTSYITTRRRSVAHPTRHPGISGL from the exons ATGACTCCAGACAAAGCTTACCCACAAGCCGAGCGTGACCGACTGATCGGAATTGCCAGCAGGCCGGCAACGGAAGTTCCCCGCGCATTTAACCGGTCCCGAGGCACCCCGCAAGTCTCAGCGGCCATCTGGCTTGAGGCAGAGTCTTATTGCTGCGCTGCGATAGGACAGCCGCAGGGATCAGTGTACCCGATTTCCCACACTCAGGTAACATCACCGCGCCAGCTCCGTGCAAACCCGTCAACCGTTACACTCGCCAGATACCTCCGTGGGAAAAatggagaaaatggagacAGCCGCCCGGGCTTTTCCGGAGATTCGCCGATGCTGAACGGGGTAAATATAACCGCTGGCTCAGATTCTTGCCCTGGTCGATTTCTGGCTCGAAATCCTGGGGCCGCGCGTGTGGTGGGGAGCCAGACGGAGTCAAGGGCAGGAATGAAGGGATTGGGAACTGACGACAG ACCAGCCGAAGAGAATGTGATTCCGGTAAAGGGTGCGAGGCTACGTGCCCCTGCATCCCGAGGTTTCGTGCATGCGTTCTTGGACCTCCTTGGACTCTTAGTAGGCCCTGTTATGCTCCAGGATGACAATCCCAGCAGAACCACGAGACGACGGAGTACGGTGCGTACCGACCGCCCAGCCAGCCGCAGAATGGCCTCGGGAGATCAAGGGCATGGGGATCTGACGAGTCCCCTCTTCACGGCCATCCACGGTACTGGCCACCTACCACTTAGGACCTCGTACATCACGACCCGGCGACGCTCAGTGGCTCACCCGACCCGTCACCCCGGAATTTCTGGCCTATAA
- a CDS encoding uncharacterized protein (transcript_id=CADANIAT00000609), whose protein sequence is MPGRRAGPTGCQKRTGAGTELESFLQIPSNEPRKFRLEQSSASLLRRGSSLSFAARAIPFDSGFDSRIFNRLHKEIIKSRSWTLGWPTTATSSRMIHVAKARTKVEDRVCSVGARTKAMRHSLRPGPEYLPDGSSSRTR, encoded by the coding sequence ATGCCGGGACGGAGAGCAGGGCCGACGGGATGCCAGAAACGGACTGGAGCTGGAACGGAGCTTGAGAGCTTTCTCCAAATTCCATCCAACGAACCCCGGAAATTCCGTCTTGAGCAGTCTAGCGCTAGTTTGTTGCGTCGAGGCTCGAGTCTTTCATTTGCCGCCCGAGCCATCCCATTCGACTCGGGATTTGATTCGCGGATTTTCAATCGACTTCATAAGGAAATAATAAAAAGCCGGAGCTGGACGCTAGGTTGGCCGACCACCGCCACCTCGTCTAGAATGATTCATGTAGCGAAAGCGAGAACGAAGGTAGAGGACCGAGTTTGTTCCGTGGGTGCTAGAACTAAAGCAATGCGGCATTCCCTCCGTCCGGGTCCTGAATATTTACCCGATGGTTCGAGCTCCAGGACGAGGTAA
- a CDS encoding hydrogen/calcium exchanger domain-containing protein (transcript_id=CADANIAT00000610), with translation MPRHLAWYDQDGEPTIHNPFKKFRRSPRRTNSIQLESRLTQFSSAGAVRPEEEIRRNREIREGLGGPAHSDSFPPGTGTTVDSVARPESMEKAEPEPSMSSGDPINVSTRASPAGESEGIPRKRTRFLRLSEPSNEEGKEISEDELRDKQKFTPVGQFKATVLNSWINILILAAPVGIALNYVDVDPVAVFVVNFIAIIPLAAMLSFATEEIALRTGETIGGLLNASFGNAVELIVAIIALVHNEVLIVQTSLIGSMLSNLLLVLGMCFLFGGINRLEQHFNPVVAQTAASLLSLSVGALIIPTAFNAWSDADKSKTAPLSRGTSVILLVVYGCYLYFQLSTHVEMYNAPSQKSEKIRQKVSEGDASRGIAQIGHMSAALAGANNEPVQDPDDEPEEPQLHIYVAIATLCISTALVGVCAEFMVDSIDALTDRGGISKTFVGLILLPIVGNAAEHATAVTVAIKDKMDLSIGVAVGSSMQIAMLVLPFIVVLGWIMGKDDMVILLFVSVLLVNYLIADGKSHWLEGVLLMMMYIIISVAAWFYG, from the exons ATGC CCAGGCACCTGGCCTGGTATGATCAAGATGGCGAACCCACGATCCATAACCCCTTCAAGAAATTTCGAAGAAGCCCGCGACGGACGAATTCGATCCAGCTCGAAAGCAGGTTGACACAATTCTCCTCTGCTGGCGCCGTGCGCCCTGAGGAGGAAATCCGGCGCAATAGAGAAATAAGAGAAGGTCTGGGCGGGCCCGCTCATTCGGACTCTTTCCCACCCGGCACTGGGACGACGGTGGATTCAGTAGCACGGCCCGAAAGTATGGAAAAGGCAGAGCCGGAGCCTTCGATGAGCAGTGGCGACCCCATCAATGTTTCAACTCGTGCAAGCCCGGCTGGGGAGTCAGAGGGCATACCTCGGAAGCGGACGCGGTTTCTAAGGCTAAGCGAGCCTTCGAACGAAGAAGGTAAAGAAATTTCCGAAGATGAACTGCGGGACAAGCAGAAGTTTACGCCAGTGGGACAATTCAAGGCCACTGTCCTAAATTCATGGATCAATATTCTTATCCTTGCCGCGCCGGTTGGAATTGCGTTGAACTATGTTGACGTCGACCCCGTGGCAGTTTTTGTGGTCAATTTCATTGCTATTATTCCCTTGGCGGCTATGCTGAGTTTTGCAACGGAAGAGATTGCCCTAAGGACAGGCGAGACGATTGGAGGTCTCCTCAATGCCAGTTTTGGAAACGCTGTCGAGTTAATCGTTGCCATCATTGCCTTGGTCCACAACGAGGTGCTCATTGTGCAGACATCCCTCATCGGTAGCATGTTGTCCAACCTCCTTTTAGTTCTGGGGATGTGCTTTCTCTTCGGTGGCATCAACCGCTTGGAGCAGCACTTCAATCCTGTCGTCGCGCAGACAGCAGCcagtcttctttctctatcgGTCGGGGCTTTGATCATCCCTACAGCTTTCAACGCCTGGTCCGACG CGGACAAATCCAAGACTGCCCCGCTATCCAGAG GAACTAGCGTGATCCTTTTGGTCGTTTACGGTTGCTACCTCTACTTCCAGCTCAGTACACACGTTGAGATGTACAACGCGCCCAGCCAGAAATCCGAAAAGATACGCCAGAAGGTGTCCGAAGGCGACGCCAGTCGCGGCATTGCTCAGATCGGCCATATGTCGGCTGCACTGGCAGGAGCGAACAATGAGCCAGTACAGGACCCTGACGACGAGCCGGAAGAGCCGCAGCTTCACATCTATGTTGCGATTGCGACGCTGTGCATCTCCACTGCACTCGTCGGCGTGTGTGCGGAATTCATG GTTGACTCTATTGACGCGCTGACAGACCGCGGCGGTATCTCAAAGACCTTTGTCGGATTGATTTTGCTCCCAATTGTCGGCAATGCTGCCGAGCACGCAACGGCAGTCACGGTAGCGATCAAGGATAAAATGGATTTATCTATTGGAGTGGCCGTGGGCTCGAGTATGCAGATTGCCATGCTGGTTCTTCCATTCATTGTCGTGCTCGGCTGGATCATGGGCAAGGATGACATG GTGATTCTACTTTTTGTCTCGGTGCTCTTGGTAAACTATCTCATCGCCGATGGGAAGTCGCATTGGCTTGAGGGTGTTTTGTTAATGATGATGTACATCATTATTTCGGTCGCCGCCTG GTTCTATGGATGA
- a CDS encoding 1,3-beta-glucanosyltransferase gelE (transcript_id=CADANIAT00000611) yields MRFSLALAGAALAGSALAADLPVIASKGNKLFYSNNGTEFFIRGVAYQQEYSSNGTASDNADYTDPLADDSDCERDIPYLKQLRTNVIRTYAVNPDKNHDRCMGLLADAGIYLITDLSSPSESINRADPAWNVDLYNRYTSVIDAFANYTNVIGFFAGNEVANNNTNTNSIAFVKAAVRDMKAYIKKNHRDTLLVGYATDDDAELRADLKDYLVCGDEDSRIDMFGYNIYEWCGESSFAASGYKARTEEFKDYPVPAFFSEYGCIDPRPRKFTDVPVLYGDQMNDVWSGGIVYMYFQEANDYGLVSIDDGDVKTRDDFSYLSSQMQKVTATGVNSKTFTASNTAIPTCPSVGKAWEASSDLPPSPNANLCSCMEDTLTCKVKDNVDEEEYGEIFGYICGLEGGKYCAGQKADAVNGTYGAYSVCTTKQQLSFVMSQYYKAQNSDDACDFDGRGETVDAKDSSDSCKTLLDEAGTDGTGNVNTPDGGVGGDASGSGSSSSETSDGAAGLGPRPMAVYVGNWQLGAYIMTSVVAGLGMLLL; encoded by the exons ATGAGATTCTCTCTCGCCCTTGCCGGCGCCGCCCTCGCGGGCAGCGCCCTGGCGGCCGACCTGCCCGTGATTGCCTCCAAG GGCAACAAACTGTTCTATTCCAACAACGGCACTGAATTCTTCATCCGTGGTGTTGCCTACCAGCAGGAGTACTCCTCCAACGGCACGGCCTCGGACAACGCGGACTACACTGACCCCCTAGCCGACGACTCCGACTGTGAGCGCGACATTCCCTACCTGAAGCAGCTGCGCACCAACGTGATTCGAACCTATGCCGTCAACCCAGACAAGAACCACGACCGCTGCATGGGTCTGCTGGCAGACGCCGGCATCTATCTGATCACCGATTTGTCCTCGCCCAGTGAGTCTATCAACCGTGCCGATCCCGCCTGGAACGTCGATCTGTACAACCGCTACACCAGTGTCATCGATGCTTTTGCCAACTACACCAATGTTATCGGCTTTTTTGCTGGTAACGAGGTTGctaacaacaacaccaacaccaactcAATTGCTTTCGTCAAGGCTGCCGTGCGTGACATGAAGGcctacatcaagaagaaccacCGTGATACTCTGCTTGTCGGATACGCTACTGATGATGACGCCGAACTCCGTGCGGACTTGAAGGATTACCTGGTCTGCGGTGACGAGGACAGCCGTATTGACATGTTTGGTTACAACATTTACGAATGGTGCGGTGAATCGAgctttgctgcttctggatacaaGGCCCGCACTGAGGAATTCAAGGACTACCCCGtcccagccttcttctccgaatATGGCTGCATTgaccctcgtcctcgcaaGTTCACTGATGTCCCTGTCCTGTACGGTGACCAGATGAACGATGTGTGGAGCGGTGGTATTGTCTACATGTATTTCCAGGAAGCCAACGACTACGGCCTGGTCAGCatcgatgacggcgatgtcAAGACCCGGGACGACTTCTCCTACCTTTCCTCCCAGATGCAAAAGGTCACCGCTACTGGTGTCAACAGCAAGACCTTCACCGCCAGCAACACTGCCATTCCCACATGCCCCTCCGTCGGCAAGGCCTGGGAAGCCAGCTCtgaccttcctccttcccctAACGCGAACCTCTGCTCTTGCATGGAGGACACTCTCACTTGCAAGGTGAAGGACAacgtcgacgaggaagaatacGGCGAAATCTTCGGCTACATTTGCGGCCTTGAGGGTGGCAAGTACTGCGCCGGTCAGAAGGCTGATGCCGTCAATGGCACATACGGAGCCTACAGCGTCTGCACCACTAAGCAGCAGCTTTCCTTCGTCATGAGCCAATACTACAAGGCGCAGAACAGCGATGATGCTTGTGACTTTGACGGCCGCGGTGAGACCGTTGACGCCAAGGACTCAAGCGACAGCTGCAAGACCTTGCTTGACGAAGCTGGCACAGACGGTACCGGCAACGTTAATACACCCGACGGCGGTGTTGGCGGTGATGCTTcgggctctggctcttcgtCCAGTGAGACCTCTGATGGTGCTGCCGGACTTGGACCCCGTCCTATGGCTGTCTACGTTGGCAACTGGCAGCTCGGCGCCTACATCATGACCAGTGTtgttgctggtcttggtATGCTTCTGCTGTAG